In one window of Microbispora sp. ZYX-F-249 DNA:
- a CDS encoding FtsK/SpoIIIE domain-containing protein translates to MLKRLPGGEVRNLVSTTPDTAVVFKPAVVQTPAILTILVFLGRLVAGLVRTLLVHPVAVAVLAVPGVIWVRYGWPTAVAAVTIPGSLLFGWVLADRASFARWIGWRLLAFWRRFWIYRRHWQPVMIVSGLGRHLQGRDYLPRLLRVECDGWADRVTVRMLSGQAVKDWADRTEHLAHGFGSTSCRVAVAKAGRLVLTFPRRDPLAEPLPAVPVPESSTVGPVEVGQCEDGTPYRLKVHGTHVLIAGATGAGKGSWLWSTIRGLLPAMRVGLVQVWALDPKRMELSFGRALFGARYAADPKECADLLDEAVCVMQERADRFAGLQRSHTPTVDDPFVLVLVDEVAFLTAYQSDKGLRQRITAALATLTTQGRAVGIGVMAALQDPRKEVVNIRNLFPDKIALRLDESEQVDMVLGDGARDRGALADHISPVPALGAGIGYVRLETSPEPVRVRAAYVSDADIRAMVAEYGSRSEAA, encoded by the coding sequence ATGCTCAAGCGCCTTCCCGGTGGCGAGGTCCGTAACCTCGTGTCCACCACTCCAGACACGGCGGTCGTGTTCAAACCGGCCGTCGTCCAGACCCCGGCGATCCTCACGATCCTGGTCTTCCTCGGCCGCCTGGTCGCCGGGCTCGTCCGTACCCTTCTCGTCCATCCGGTCGCGGTGGCGGTGCTCGCCGTCCCCGGCGTGATCTGGGTCCGGTACGGCTGGCCCACGGCGGTCGCCGCCGTCACCATCCCCGGCTCGCTGCTGTTCGGCTGGGTGCTGGCCGACCGGGCATCGTTCGCCCGCTGGATCGGCTGGCGGCTGCTGGCCTTCTGGCGCCGGTTCTGGATCTACCGGCGGCACTGGCAACCGGTGATGATCGTGTCCGGGCTCGGCCGTCACCTCCAGGGCCGCGACTACCTGCCCCGCCTGCTCCGGGTCGAGTGCGATGGCTGGGCCGACCGCGTCACCGTGCGCATGCTGTCTGGGCAGGCCGTCAAGGACTGGGCCGACCGCACCGAGCACCTGGCCCATGGCTTCGGCTCCACCTCCTGCCGCGTCGCCGTCGCCAAGGCCGGGCGGCTCGTCCTCACCTTCCCCCGGCGTGATCCCCTCGCCGAACCCCTGCCCGCCGTCCCGGTTCCGGAGTCGTCGACGGTCGGGCCGGTGGAGGTCGGCCAATGTGAGGACGGCACGCCGTACCGGCTCAAGGTCCACGGCACGCACGTTCTGATCGCGGGCGCGACCGGGGCCGGTAAGGGCTCATGGCTGTGGTCGACCATCCGCGGCCTCCTCCCCGCGATGAGGGTCGGGCTGGTGCAGGTCTGGGCGCTCGACCCCAAGCGGATGGAACTGTCCTTCGGACGGGCGCTGTTCGGTGCGAGGTATGCGGCCGATCCGAAGGAGTGCGCCGACCTGCTCGACGAGGCCGTGTGCGTGATGCAGGAGCGGGCCGACCGGTTCGCCGGCCTGCAGCGCTCGCACACGCCGACCGTCGATGACCCGTTCGTCCTGGTGCTCGTGGATGAAGTGGCGTTCCTGACCGCCTACCAGTCGGACAAGGGCCTTCGTCAGCGGATCACGGCGGCCCTGGCCACGCTCACTACGCAGGGCCGGGCGGTCGGCATCGGGGTCATGGCCGCGCTTCAGGACCCGCGCAAGGAGGTCGTGAACATCCGCAACCTGTTCCCCGACAAGATCGCCCTCCGGCTCGACGAGAGCGAACAGGTGGACATGGTCCTCGGCGACGGCGCACGCGACCGAGGAGCACTCGCCGACCACATCTCACCCGTCCCCGCACTCGGCGCGGGCATCGGCTACGTCCGACTGGAGACCTCCCCCGAGCCTGTCCGGGTTCGGGCGGCCTACGTCTCCGACGCCGATATCCGGGCGATGGTCGCTGAGTACGGCAGTCGAAGCGAGGCCGCATGA